Proteins from one Mesoplasma sp. JKS002658 genomic window:
- the tig gene encoding trigger factor, with amino-acid sequence MKFNDKKLADNTQGVWIVNVDGQDWTKALEKARKQLEKSLEIPGFRKGKAPKSEVAKHLTTDKVYNEAFKELVSPAFTFALEQKSKLEPMTAPTPSLTKVTADEAEITFTFDLRPEVKLGQYKGLGLAADKLEVKNEEIEDILKDYQNRFAMEVPKESGAKITDHDVVTFDFKGFVDEQPFDGGEAADYKLEIGSNQFVPGFEEQMIGLSVGPDQKIKVTFPTNYPGNLSGKDATFVLNIKEIAQKELPEIDDELAKDVNLPNIDSLEKLKSHIEDDIKKQKTNAIKNKHVDEVLTKVIENSEIDIPSSAIKKEAKQLKKELEQQLQQQGGMTLKDYKKARGMSESDIEKELEVDAKARLQSYLVTSEIIAQEPVLGEVDDEEVEAKLQELATQFGIAADQIRGILPTEQLKNEIKNEKLISFLFDNNQK; translated from the coding sequence ATGAAATTTAATGACAAAAAGTTGGCCGATAATACCCAAGGGGTGTGAATTGTTAATGTTGATGGTCAAGATTGAACTAAAGCATTAGAGAAGGCTCGTAAACAACTAGAAAAAAGTTTAGAGATCCCTGGATTTAGAAAGGGAAAAGCGCCCAAATCAGAAGTAGCTAAGCATTTAACTACTGATAAAGTTTACAATGAAGCTTTTAAAGAATTGGTGAGTCCTGCTTTCACCTTCGCTTTGGAACAAAAATCAAAACTTGAACCAATGACTGCACCAACTCCTAGTTTGACTAAAGTTACTGCTGATGAAGCAGAAATCACTTTTACTTTCGATTTGCGTCCAGAAGTAAAACTTGGTCAATACAAAGGTTTGGGTTTGGCTGCTGATAAATTAGAAGTCAAAAACGAAGAAATTGAAGATATTTTAAAAGATTACCAAAACCGTTTTGCGATGGAAGTGCCAAAAGAATCAGGAGCAAAAATTACTGATCATGATGTTGTCACTTTTGACTTTAAAGGTTTTGTTGATGAACAACCTTTTGATGGTGGTGAAGCTGCAGATTATAAATTAGAGATTGGTTCTAACCAGTTTGTTCCAGGATTTGAAGAACAAATGATTGGTTTGTCAGTTGGCCCTGATCAAAAAATTAAGGTTACTTTTCCAACTAATTATCCGGGAAATTTAAGTGGTAAAGATGCAACTTTTGTTTTAAACATTAAAGAAATTGCTCAAAAAGAATTACCTGAAATTGATGATGAACTAGCTAAAGATGTGAATCTACCAAACATTGATAGTTTAGAAAAATTGAAGAGTCATATTGAAGACGATATTAAAAAACAAAAAACTAATGCAATTAAGAACAAACATGTTGATGAAGTGTTGACAAAAGTCATTGAGAATTCTGAAATTGATATTCCTAGTTCGGCAATTAAAAAAGAAGCAAAACAACTTAAAAAAGAATTAGAACAACAGTTACAACAACAAGGTGGAATGACTTTGAAAGACTATAAAAAAGCTAGGGGAATGAGTGAAAGTGATATTGAAAAAGAGTTAGAAGTTGATGCTAAAGCACGCTTACAATCTTATTTAGTCACTTCTGAAATTATTGCTCAAGAACCAGTTTTGGGTGAAGTTGACGACGAAGAAGTGGAAGCTAAGTTACAAGAATTAGCAACTCAGTTTGGAATTGCTGCTGATCAAATTCGAGGAATCTTACCCACAGAACAACTTAAAAACGAAATTAAAAATGAGAAATTAATTAGTTTTTTGTTTGATAATAACCAAAAATAA
- a CDS encoding MMB_0454 family protein, with the protein MYLTIERNNRGNFEVSPKVIETVTKNIIAVTLGDMVKSVEINSEISPNDLLFLVVKLVLKSTDQELFNEQKLVKEIEKAFFQTLSFKPRNIAIAYYK; encoded by the coding sequence ATGTATCTTACAATTGAACGTAATAATCGGGGAAACTTTGAGGTTTCACCAAAAGTGATTGAGACAGTAACAAAAAACATTATTGCTGTTACTTTGGGTGATATGGTCAAAAGTGTTGAGATTAATTCTGAAATTTCTCCCAATGACTTATTGTTTTTGGTTGTAAAGTTAGTTTTAAAAAGTACTGATCAAGAATTGTTCAATGAACAAAAATTAGTTAAAGAAATTGAAAAGGCTTTTTTTCAAACCTTAAGTTTTAAGCCCCGCAATATTGCGATTGCTTATTACAAATAA
- the efp gene encoding elongation factor P, which produces MSVNDLRPGTTFIYDGNVYIVLEQSFSKTGRQQGKVTVKVRNMRSGARTEMTFTGGEKVEKAMIDRIDVQYLYSDGNDVYLMDVDTYDQFSLPNQNLAWELNFLTDGLMLKMTKFGDEILGIDLPDKVEMEIIEAEPAVKGDTSSGAQKRAKVQTGWEVQVPLFIKEGEKVLISTNDGKYNGRSNN; this is translated from the coding sequence ATGTCAGTTAATGACCTACGACCAGGAACGACGTTTATTTATGATGGTAATGTTTATATTGTCTTAGAACAATCGTTTTCTAAAACTGGTCGTCAACAAGGTAAAGTCACAGTTAAAGTTCGGAACATGCGTTCTGGAGCAAGAACAGAAATGACTTTTACTGGTGGTGAAAAAGTGGAAAAAGCCATGATTGATCGGATTGATGTTCAGTACTTATATAGTGATGGTAATGATGTTTATTTGATGGATGTCGACACCTATGATCAATTTTCTTTACCAAACCAAAACTTGGCGTGAGAACTAAACTTCCTCACTGATGGTTTGATGTTAAAAATGACAAAGTTTGGTGATGAGATTTTAGGAATTGACTTACCAGATAAAGTGGAAATGGAAATCATTGAAGCTGAACCAGCAGTGAAGGGAGACACTTCTTCAGGAGCACAAAAAAGAGCGAAAGTCCAAACTGGATGGGAAGTACAAGTGCCTTTGTTTATTAAAGAAGGCGAAAAAGTTTTAATTTCAACAAACGATGGTAAATATAACGGTCGTTCAAATAACTAA
- the fmt gene encoding methionyl-tRNA formyltransferase, with the protein MNKKMRVVFCGTPSIAADLLESLILNDDVEVVGVISQPDKPQGRNRVLTPTAVKESAQKHNLTCFQPSKISDLYAQLQTLKFDFLLTCAYGQFIPLKILKLAQCEALNVHGSLLPQYRGGAPIQRAIMNGETTTGVSLMRMVQGMDAGPVFATLKTKIDSNDDSGSLFLKISHLGQKILTDNLKKIYQGVLLPIEQDLSQVSYAPIISVEEEQIDWSQSAETIKNQVRALSPAPIAYSWLNHQRYKIKTVRIVEPSENIFFKESGIPGSVIGIDKEGIMVQTGQGVIKILEIQRQGKKMLLASAYFINQLRDINVGVNFDIIKTTK; encoded by the coding sequence ATGAATAAAAAAATGCGAGTTGTTTTTTGTGGAACCCCCTCAATTGCTGCTGATCTCTTAGAAAGTTTAATATTAAATGATGATGTTGAAGTGGTCGGAGTAATTTCTCAACCAGATAAACCTCAGGGGCGGAATCGTGTTTTAACACCCACTGCTGTGAAAGAAAGTGCTCAAAAACACAATCTAACTTGTTTTCAACCCTCAAAAATCAGTGATCTTTATGCACAGTTGCAAACCTTAAAGTTTGATTTCTTGCTAACTTGTGCATATGGGCAGTTTATCCCGTTAAAAATTCTTAAGTTGGCTCAATGTGAAGCTTTGAATGTTCATGGTAGTCTTTTGCCTCAATATCGGGGTGGAGCACCAATTCAACGAGCAATTATGAACGGAGAAACTACCACTGGGGTATCTTTAATGCGGATGGTTCAAGGAATGGATGCGGGCCCAGTTTTTGCCACTTTAAAAACCAAGATTGATTCTAATGATGATAGTGGTAGTTTATTTTTAAAAATTTCGCATTTGGGTCAAAAGATTTTGACTGATAACTTAAAAAAGATTTATCAAGGTGTGCTTTTACCAATTGAACAAGATTTAAGTCAAGTTTCTTATGCACCAATTATTAGTGTTGAAGAAGAACAAATTGATTGGTCGCAATCTGCTGAAACAATTAAGAATCAAGTGCGAGCACTATCTCCTGCTCCAATTGCTTATTCATGATTGAATCACCAGCGCTATAAGATTAAAACTGTGCGGATTGTAGAACCCTCAGAAAATATTTTTTTCAAAGAATCAGGAATTCCTGGAAGCGTTATCGGAATTGACAAAGAAGGCATCATGGTCCAAACTGGACAAGGAGTCATTAAAATTCTTGAAATTCAACGTCAAGGAAAGAAAATGCTCTTAGCAAGTGCTTATTTTATCAATCAATTAAGAGATATTAATGTCGGAGTTAATTTTGATATAATCAAGACAACAAAGTAA
- a CDS encoding DUF2779 domain-containing protein, translating to MIYPTHISKEDFKRAYTTCLKEAWVMHSPANFNLAREFNRELKLSFKIDLNVESDSEFDDNTASINLFEAFKAIFESENDLEGLKAWEAAWADINGFDFEIYQGDSITDGNMVGEKARELFGWKLFQANQKNQIQKQELDLSHLNFEAALKRTSEVFKKGAKQYQYLYEAAFEFDHHHLKTRCDVLEVLDNHKVNIYEVKGTSKIKPEHFFDLVYQVFVLEKNGIEVNNIYICHLNKEYVFGYKNYLDLKTQAKIIEQQYHDWTYEQVVSYIKEKKLLTEFSNPVLEDLNLEKLFVLDDEWKGATKKTPAITLLTAYHQLLSLSSIDDLISFLAEKLAINDSEHVFHLLTRPLCETKMSYQPKTGWKFGEKAKHQESYCYHVLPYFEPLKGDTIFNLTGSSSFSNRDKAEFYHQSKLLYLSDLLQTPKKLWPLKVNSKNEQKPFLRPEHERILQVYQSYLKHSKKVDYQDIIDTGHLEELHQVLRNYQTTTDIYMYDFETAKFAVPYFWKSNPYQQIPFQYSIDIIYNQNYDYNNPATMDHYDFLPRISRNDPRPDFLINFVHDMLLTRKEGVYVAYNKSFEQTVLKYLAVEFPVFAPALIYIATHTIDLMDFFKGSTTPFRPWFLIYHPEFHGSYSIKMTQPALEPSFNYHDLVINKGDKAAQTFRQFVVGDLTDRQWEIIRPSMIAYCNRDTLAMVVILKRVEEMIKEYKKGEVNE from the coding sequence TTGATTTATCCAACCCACATAAGTAAAGAAGATTTTAAACGAGCTTATACTACTTGTTTAAAAGAAGCATGGGTAATGCATTCTCCTGCTAACTTCAATTTAGCTCGAGAGTTTAATCGAGAATTGAAACTTAGCTTTAAGATTGATCTTAATGTTGAAAGTGACAGTGAGTTTGATGACAACACGGCTTCAATTAATTTATTTGAAGCTTTTAAAGCGATTTTTGAGAGCGAAAATGATCTTGAAGGTTTAAAAGCTTGAGAAGCAGCATGAGCAGATATTAATGGGTTTGATTTTGAAATTTATCAAGGTGATAGCATTACTGATGGGAACATGGTTGGAGAAAAAGCGCGGGAATTATTTGGGTGAAAACTTTTTCAAGCAAATCAAAAAAACCAAATTCAAAAACAAGAATTAGATTTGAGCCATTTGAACTTTGAAGCTGCCCTAAAAAGAACTAGTGAAGTTTTTAAGAAAGGTGCCAAACAATACCAATATCTTTATGAAGCTGCTTTTGAGTTTGACCACCACCATCTAAAGACTCGGTGTGATGTTTTAGAAGTTTTAGATAATCATAAAGTTAATATTTATGAAGTTAAGGGGACTTCAAAAATTAAACCAGAACACTTTTTTGATTTAGTTTACCAAGTCTTTGTTCTAGAAAAAAACGGGATTGAAGTTAACAATATTTATATTTGTCATTTAAACAAAGAGTATGTTTTTGGATATAAAAATTACCTTGATTTAAAAACTCAAGCAAAGATAATTGAACAACAATATCACGATTGAACTTATGAACAAGTGGTTAGTTATATTAAAGAAAAAAAGTTATTAACTGAATTTAGTAATCCTGTCTTAGAAGATCTTAATCTTGAAAAACTTTTTGTTCTTGATGATGAATGAAAGGGTGCCACAAAAAAGACCCCAGCAATCACCTTGTTGACCGCTTATCACCAGTTATTAAGTTTGAGTTCAATTGATGATTTGATTAGTTTTTTAGCTGAGAAACTTGCGATTAATGATTCTGAACACGTTTTTCATTTATTGACTCGTCCCTTGTGCGAAACTAAAATGTCTTATCAACCTAAAACTGGGTGAAAATTTGGTGAAAAAGCTAAACATCAAGAAAGCTATTGTTATCATGTTCTTCCTTACTTTGAGCCTTTAAAAGGTGATACCATTTTCAATTTAACAGGTTCAAGTTCGTTTTCAAATCGCGATAAAGCAGAGTTTTATCATCAAAGTAAACTTCTTTATTTAAGTGATTTATTACAAACTCCCAAAAAACTGTGGCCTTTGAAAGTAAATAGTAAGAATGAACAAAAACCTTTTCTTCGTCCCGAACACGAACGAATTTTACAAGTTTATCAAAGTTATTTAAAACATTCGAAGAAAGTTGATTATCAAGATATTATTGATACTGGCCATTTAGAAGAGTTGCACCAGGTGTTAAGAAATTATCAAACAACAACAGATATCTATATGTATGATTTTGAAACAGCAAAATTTGCGGTTCCTTATTTTTGAAAATCCAACCCTTATCAACAAATTCCCTTCCAATATTCAATTGATATTATTTATAATCAAAATTATGATTATAATAATCCTGCGACAATGGATCATTATGATTTTTTGCCAAGGATAAGTCGCAACGATCCTCGTCCAGATTTCTTAATTAATTTTGTTCACGACATGTTGCTTACTCGTAAAGAAGGAGTTTATGTTGCTTATAATAAATCTTTTGAGCAAACAGTTTTAAAATACTTGGCAGTTGAATTTCCGGTTTTTGCGCCTGCTTTGATTTATATTGCGACCCATACAATTGACTTAATGGATTTTTTTAAGGGATCAACCACTCCTTTTCGCCCTTGGTTTTTGATTTATCATCCAGAATTTCACGGCAGTTATTCAATCAAAATGACTCAACCAGCACTTGAACCAAGTTTTAATTATCATGATTTGGTGATTAATAAGGGTGATAAAGCAGCTCAAACCTTTCGTCAGTTCGTGGTTGGTGATTTAACTGATAGACAATGAGAAATTATTCGTCCTTCGATGATTGCTTATTGTAATCGCGATACACTTGCGATGGTAGTTATCCTTAAGCGGGTAGAAGAAATGATTAAAGAATATAAAAAAGGTGAAGTTAATGAATAA
- the mnmA gene encoding tRNA 2-thiouridine(34) synthase MnmA, with amino-acid sequence MNKKKKVVVGLSGGVDSSVAALLLQEQGYQVEGFFMRNWDSNANNDFLGNNNQVDDMCPQEIDYLDALKVANKLGIKLHRVDFIQEYWDYVFAYFLKEYEKGRTPNPDILCNKYIKFDQFLNYAVEKLGADYIAMGHYAGTRYNPETCQFELFKAADENKDQTYFLCQLSQSQISKTLFPLQDLKKSRVRQIAQEHDLITANKKDSTGICFIGERNFAEFLQNYIPNRPGKIVNIKTGEIIGEHIGIMYYTIGQRKGLNLGGQAEPMYVAKKDLDNQILYVAPASDQSYLYSSSAIIGELNWIVNLTDYQLDVNRFKCSAKFRYRQKDENVELIRQDNGNYLVNYDNVKAVTEGQEAVFYLNELCLGGGIIESINK; translated from the coding sequence ATGAACAAAAAGAAAAAAGTAGTGGTTGGTTTAAGTGGGGGAGTTGATTCTTCAGTAGCGGCTTTATTATTACAAGAACAAGGTTATCAAGTAGAGGGGTTTTTTATGCGTAATTGGGACTCTAATGCTAATAATGATTTTTTGGGTAATAATAATCAAGTTGATGATATGTGTCCTCAAGAAATTGACTATCTTGATGCTTTAAAAGTAGCCAATAAATTGGGAATTAAATTACATCGAGTTGATTTTATCCAAGAATATTGAGATTACGTGTTTGCCTATTTTTTGAAAGAATATGAAAAGGGAAGAACACCAAATCCTGATATTTTGTGCAATAAATATATTAAATTTGACCAATTTTTAAATTATGCTGTTGAAAAATTAGGTGCTGATTATATTGCCATGGGACATTATGCAGGAACTAGGTATAATCCTGAAACTTGTCAATTTGAACTATTTAAAGCAGCTGATGAAAATAAAGATCAGACTTATTTCTTGTGTCAATTATCACAATCTCAAATCAGTAAAACACTTTTTCCTTTGCAAGACTTAAAAAAAAGTAGGGTTCGTCAAATTGCTCAAGAACATGATTTGATTACAGCTAACAAAAAAGATTCAACTGGAATTTGTTTTATTGGTGAAAGAAATTTTGCTGAATTTTTACAAAACTATATTCCTAATCGTCCAGGAAAAATTGTCAATATTAAAACTGGTGAAATTATTGGTGAACATATCGGGATTATGTACTATACGATTGGTCAAAGAAAAGGCTTAAACCTTGGTGGTCAAGCAGAACCAATGTATGTAGCTAAAAAAGATTTAGACAACCAAATTCTTTATGTAGCTCCAGCCTCTGATCAAAGTTATCTTTATTCATCTTCTGCGATAATTGGTGAATTAAATTGAATTGTTAATCTAACTGATTATCAGTTAGATGTTAATCGTTTTAAATGTAGTGCGAAATTTCGTTATCGCCAAAAAGATGAAAATGTAGAATTAATTCGTCAAGATAACGGAAATTATTTAGTGAATTATGACAATGTTAAAGCAGTTACTGAAGGACAAGAAGCAGTTTTCTATTTAAATGAGTTGTGTCTTGGAGGCGGAATTATTGAAAGTATTAATAAATAA
- the dnaJ gene encoding molecular chaperone DnaJ encodes MASKKDYYEVLGVNKGASEQEIKKAYRNLAKKYHPDLNKEPGAEERFKEISEAAEVLLDKDKRAKYDQFGFAAFDNNSFAGSGFQDFGEFFNDMGGFSDIFSSFFGNTNHQGRENRYSRAVKGTDVFLELELTFKELVFGTKKQEKIRVLRTCATCHGTGAKNPDDVVKCTRCHGQGTITEARNLGPLMINQSVTCPDCHGSGKIIKNKCKDCHGHGYLEKSETLDLNIPKGLRPNQQLFLQGSGNASLNGGQNGDVYINISVKKSPSLYLGADDTLHQIYNVSYLDALLNKTVEVATLDGIVKIKLPRGIKNNDVINVKNRGLYVNSSSVRRGDLKLIFNLVIPSSLSTKEKEVLENIDQETDFKPTNKL; translated from the coding sequence ATGGCTAGTAAGAAAGATTATTATGAAGTGTTGGGAGTAAACAAGGGTGCGAGCGAGCAAGAAATAAAGAAAGCTTATCGTAACCTTGCAAAAAAATATCATCCAGATTTAAATAAAGAACCAGGTGCTGAAGAAAGGTTTAAAGAAATTTCTGAGGCCGCAGAAGTTTTATTGGATAAAGATAAACGAGCAAAGTATGACCAATTTGGTTTTGCTGCTTTTGATAATAACAGCTTTGCTGGAAGTGGCTTTCAAGACTTTGGCGAATTCTTTAACGACATGGGTGGTTTTAGTGATATCTTTTCCTCTTTTTTTGGAAATACTAATCATCAAGGGAGAGAAAATCGCTATTCACGAGCAGTAAAAGGTACTGATGTTTTTTTGGAATTAGAATTAACGTTTAAAGAGTTGGTTTTTGGCACAAAAAAACAAGAGAAGATTCGAGTTTTGCGAACTTGTGCTACTTGTCACGGAACTGGAGCAAAAAATCCTGATGATGTGGTGAAATGTACTCGTTGTCACGGGCAAGGAACAATTACTGAAGCTCGTAATCTGGGACCTTTAATGATTAATCAGTCTGTTACTTGTCCTGATTGTCACGGTTCAGGAAAAATTATTAAAAATAAATGTAAAGATTGTCACGGTCATGGTTATTTGGAAAAAAGTGAAACTTTAGATTTAAATATTCCTAAAGGTTTAAGACCAAATCAACAATTATTTCTTCAAGGAAGTGGAAACGCTTCTTTAAATGGTGGTCAAAATGGTGATGTTTATATTAACATTAGCGTAAAAAAATCCCCAAGTCTTTATCTTGGTGCTGATGATACTCTGCACCAGATTTATAATGTTAGTTATCTTGATGCCTTATTAAACAAAACTGTCGAAGTCGCAACTTTGGATGGAATTGTGAAAATTAAACTTCCTAGAGGAATTAAAAATAATGATGTTATTAACGTTAAGAACCGAGGATTATATGTCAACTCTTCTTCTGTTCGACGTGGTGATTTGAAATTAATTTTTAACTTAGTAATTCCAAGCAGTCTTTCAACCAAAGAAAAAGAAGTTTTAGAAAATATCGATCAAGAAACAGATTTTAAACCAACTAATAAATTGTAA
- the dnaK gene encoding molecular chaperone DnaK, whose translation MAKELIIGIDLGTTNSVVAILEGGKPAVLENPEGQRTTPSVVAFKNGEVIVGGAAKRQAVTNPDTVISVKRKMGTNEKIHVNNKDYSPEQISAEILRYMKRYAEDKMGQPITKAVITVPAYFNDAQRKATKDAGAIAGLTVERIINEPTAAALAYGLENKNQEEKVLVYDLGGGTFDVSVLDLADGTFEVLATSGDNSLGGDDFDQKVIDWLIAKIKTESSVDLTNDKMAKQRLKDEAEKAKINLSSQAQTEINLPFIAMNQQGPVNFSTVLTRAEFDKMTKDLVERTAQPVRDALKEAKLTPKDINEVLLVGGSTRIPAVQAMVEKELGKKPNRSINPDEVVAIGAAIQGGVLAGDVSDVLLLDVTPLSLGIETMGGVMTKLIDRNTTIPTEKSQIFSTAADNQPAVDINVLQGERPMAVDNKSLGRFELSGIKPAPKGVPQIEVTFKIDANGIVSVVAKDKGTGEEKSVTISNSGNLSDADIEKMIKEAEENAEVDNKKRSQIELKNKAEGYANVIESSIKEAGEAITADQKVEAEKLIADIRQLITEEKYEELEKRMNDLEKMMATAAEFAQAQAAQTSNPDEQSSDDKNE comes from the coding sequence ATGGCAAAAGAATTAATTATTGGAATTGACTTAGGAACAACAAATTCAGTTGTTGCTATTTTAGAAGGTGGAAAACCAGCAGTTTTAGAAAATCCAGAAGGGCAAAGAACCACTCCTTCAGTTGTTGCTTTTAAAAACGGAGAAGTGATTGTTGGTGGAGCTGCTAAAAGACAAGCAGTCACTAATCCTGATACAGTAATTTCAGTTAAAAGAAAAATGGGAACTAATGAAAAAATCCATGTCAATAACAAGGATTATAGTCCTGAACAAATTTCAGCAGAGATTTTAAGATATATGAAAAGATATGCTGAAGACAAAATGGGTCAACCAATTACTAAGGCAGTAATTACTGTTCCTGCTTACTTTAATGATGCTCAAAGAAAAGCAACTAAAGATGCAGGAGCAATTGCTGGGTTAACTGTTGAAAGAATTATCAATGAACCAACTGCTGCTGCGCTAGCTTATGGGTTAGAAAACAAAAACCAAGAAGAAAAAGTTCTTGTTTATGACTTGGGAGGAGGAACTTTTGATGTTTCTGTACTTGATTTAGCGGATGGAACTTTTGAGGTATTAGCAACTTCTGGGGATAACAGTTTAGGAGGAGATGATTTTGATCAAAAGGTTATCGATTGGTTAATCGCTAAGATTAAAACTGAATCAAGTGTTGATTTGACCAATGATAAAATGGCTAAACAACGTTTGAAAGATGAAGCTGAAAAAGCGAAGATTAACCTTTCTTCGCAAGCACAAACTGAAATCAACTTGCCCTTTATTGCGATGAATCAACAAGGACCAGTTAACTTTTCAACAGTTTTGACTAGAGCTGAATTTGATAAGATGACTAAAGATTTAGTAGAAAGAACTGCTCAACCAGTACGGGATGCTTTAAAAGAAGCCAAATTAACTCCTAAAGACATTAATGAAGTTTTATTAGTTGGTGGTTCAACAAGAATTCCTGCTGTGCAAGCAATGGTTGAAAAAGAATTAGGTAAGAAACCAAACCGCAGTATTAACCCTGATGAAGTTGTAGCAATTGGGGCTGCGATTCAAGGAGGAGTGTTAGCAGGTGATGTTAGTGATGTGTTGTTGTTGGATGTAACCCCACTTTCTTTAGGGATTGAAACAATGGGTGGAGTTATGACTAAATTAATTGATCGAAATACCACCATTCCAACTGAAAAATCACAAATTTTTTCAACTGCTGCTGACAATCAACCAGCTGTTGATATTAACGTTCTTCAAGGAGAACGTCCTATGGCTGTTGATAATAAATCATTGGGTCGTTTTGAGTTAAGTGGAATTAAGCCAGCTCCAAAAGGAGTGCCTCAAATTGAAGTTACTTTTAAAATCGATGCTAATGGAATTGTCTCTGTAGTAGCTAAAGATAAAGGAACTGGTGAAGAAAAATCAGTTACTATTTCTAACTCAGGAAATTTAAGTGATGCTGATATTGAAAAAATGATTAAAGAAGCTGAAGAAAATGCCGAAGTTGATAACAAGAAACGCAGCCAGATTGAGCTAAAGAATAAAGCAGAAGGTTATGCTAATGTCATTGAATCATCAATCAAGGAAGCTGGTGAAGCAATTACTGCTGATCAGAAAGTTGAGGCAGAAAAATTAATCGCTGATATTCGTCAACTAATTACAGAAGAAAAATATGAAGAGTTAGAAAAACGGATGAATGATCTTGAAAAAATGATGGCTACTGCTGCTGAATTTGCTCAAGCTCAAGCTGCTCAAACTTCAAATCCTGATGAACAAAGTTCTGATGATAAGAACGAATAA
- the grpE gene encoding nucleotide exchange factor GrpE, which produces MEKEEQEIKQTSNSDEVNHQDEEFVEKDFDQQVDDLLARNADNPDYQLLKQKIDQQMDVITDLNEKILYQVADNRNMLNRREEIERKLRKYGARKLGELIVPDIDLFKKVLATSENNASEEVKNYLKGFEMIITKLDHSLAEAGIKEVKISIGDDFDSKIMEAVEQIESTTIQSSKVVETISNAYLIHDEVLLHGKVKVAK; this is translated from the coding sequence ATGGAAAAAGAAGAACAAGAAATTAAACAAACATCGAACTCTGATGAAGTGAATCATCAAGACGAAGAGTTTGTTGAGAAAGATTTTGATCAACAAGTTGATGATTTGTTGGCAAGAAATGCTGATAATCCTGACTATCAGCTTTTAAAGCAAAAAATCGATCAACAAATGGATGTGATTACTGATTTAAATGAGAAGATTTTGTACCAAGTGGCTGATAATCGTAATATGCTTAATCGGCGCGAGGAGATTGAAAGAAAGTTACGCAAATATGGAGCAAGAAAACTTGGTGAATTGATTGTTCCAGATATTGACTTGTTTAAAAAAGTTTTAGCTACTTCTGAAAATAATGCTTCTGAAGAAGTGAAAAATTATTTAAAAGGTTTTGAAATGATTATTACTAAATTGGATCATTCTTTAGCAGAAGCGGGAATTAAAGAGGTAAAAATTTCTATTGGTGATGACTTTGATTCTAAAATTATGGAAGCGGTTGAACAAATCGAAAGCACTACTATCCAAAGTAGTAAGGTAGTAGAAACAATTAGTAATGCTTATTTAATTCATGATGAAGTTTTACTTCATGGTAAAGTAAAAGTTGCAAAATAG